The following is a genomic window from Capnocytophaga stomatis.
GAAGCACGAATTGCAGTTACATAACCACCCGGTCCGCTTCCCAACACAATAATGTCGTATTTACTCATCTTATATAATTTTATTTGTCAGTTTTATTCAGGTTACGAAAGTACGTAATTTTATTTTAATTTTAGTCCTTTTAAATTTTTTTCAATTTGAATATTCTGCAAAAAATTAAAAATCAATATTTTGAATTATGACTTTCTTACAGATTTTCAATCCCAATTTTTTCACTTATCTTGTATCTTTCTTCTTTATTTTTGGTTCTTAAAATAATTTCACCCAAAAATCCTGCGATAAAAAATTGAGTACCAATAACCATCGTTGTCAAAGCTATGTAAAATTCAGGACGACTGGCTATCAATCGGTTATGAGGATTAATAAACAACTTATCTATCCCTAAATAAGCAGAAAAAATAAAACCAATGAAGAACATCAGCACCCCCAATGCACCAAAAAAATGCATCGGTCTCTTTCCGAAATGAGATATGAAACTGATGGTTATCAAATCCAGAAAGCCATTGATAAATCGGTTCATTCCAAATTTGGTTTGCCCATATTTCCGAGCTTGATGCTGAACTATTTTTTCGGTAATTTTCTTATAACCAGCATTTTTAGCCAGAACGGGAATATAACGATGCATCTCACCGGAAACATCTATATTTTTAACAACTTCTTTTTTATAGGCTTTCAATCCGCAATTGAAGTCGTGAAGACGCAAACCCGAAGTTTTGCGAGCCGCCCAATTGAACAGCTTCGATGGCAAATTTTTAGCTATTTTTGAATCATAACGCTTTTTCTTCCAACCTGATACCAAATCGTATCCTTCTGTTGTTATCATTCGGTACAAAGCAGGTATTTCATCAGGGCTATCTTGCAAATCAGCATCCATTGTTATGATTACATCTCCTTCCGCTTGTGCAAAACCAATGTGCAGAGCCTGTGATTTGCCATAATTTCTGAAAAATCGTATTCCCGAAACACAACTATCTTTTTGCGATAACTCCTTGATTATCTTCCAAGAATCATCAGTGCTTCCGTCATCTACAAAAATTATTTGATAAGTGAATTTGTGTTCTTTCATCACCTGAACTATCCAATTATGAAGCTCAGTCAATGATTCTTCCTCGTTTAAAAGGGGGATTACTATTGATATTTGCATTTGCTTTAAGGTGCGTAAAAATTTTAAAGTTACAGTTAGTTTGCAAAAAATTCTGCATTAAATTCTGATTCCTGCAGGAAGCAATTCTTTAT
Proteins encoded in this region:
- a CDS encoding glycosyltransferase family 2 protein; this encodes MQISIVIPLLNEEESLTELHNWIVQVMKEHKFTYQIIFVDDGSTDDSWKIIKELSQKDSCVSGIRFFRNYGKSQALHIGFAQAEGDVIITMDADLQDSPDEIPALYRMITTEGYDLVSGWKKKRYDSKIAKNLPSKLFNWAARKTSGLRLHDFNCGLKAYKKEVVKNIDVSGEMHRYIPVLAKNAGYKKITEKIVQHQARKYGQTKFGMNRFINGFLDLITISFISHFGKRPMHFFGALGVLMFFIGFIFSAYLGIDKLFINPHNRLIASRPEFYIALTTMVIGTQFFIAGFLGEIILRTKNKEERYKISEKIGIENL